One genomic window of Helicobacter canis includes the following:
- the argS gene encoding arginine--tRNA ligase, translating into MYEYVKSIISQITHCEIVLERPKNREFGHFATPVAFTLAKARKQSPEVIAKELCAQLEGHSAFAKVTQVRGYINLLLKDSLLESFASSALGKKRIDSSVPLAQGETILLEYVSANPTGPLHIGHARGAVLGDSLQRLGSYLGHSISSEYYVNDAGAQIGKLGKSIYLAGRELLGDSVEYDDDCYKGEYIIDIAKSAIAHFGQEIMTKEQIPVLSDFGKDLMLQEIKDNLAACGIHFDNYVSEKELFTRWDSALERLKAHQGVYEQDSKLWLASSTKGDEKDRVIVREDGEPTYLAGDIIYHGDKFSRDFSRYINIWGADHHGYIARVKASIEYLGYDSSKLQVLLAQMVSLLKDGKPYKMSKRAGNFILMRDVLADIGADALRFVFLSKKPDTHLEFDVATLSKQDSSNPIFYINYANARIHTLLKKSPLEPSAILQADLAQKVDSSAALVAARELVFEALLLPRVAQMAWEEKSLQKVCEYAKSLAGEFHAFYNAHKILESTLQAPLLKASMLVSQALTQALDMLGIEAKTQM; encoded by the coding sequence ATGTATGAATATGTCAAGTCCATTATCTCGCAAATCACGCATTGCGAGATTGTGCTAGAGCGACCTAAAAACAGAGAATTTGGGCATTTTGCTACGCCTGTGGCATTTACGCTAGCTAAGGCACGCAAGCAATCTCCAGAGGTGATCGCAAAAGAGCTATGCGCACAGCTAGAAGGGCATAGCGCGTTTGCTAAAGTTACTCAAGTTCGGGGCTATATCAATCTCTTGTTGAAAGATTCGTTGCTAGAGAGTTTTGCTAGCTCTGCTTTGGGCAAAAAGCGTATAGATTCTAGCGTGCCTTTGGCGCAGGGCGAGACAATCTTGCTTGAGTATGTGAGCGCAAACCCCACAGGTCCTTTGCATATAGGACACGCGCGTGGGGCAGTGCTAGGCGATAGCTTGCAGAGGCTAGGGAGCTACCTAGGGCATAGCATTAGCAGTGAATACTATGTCAATGATGCAGGTGCGCAGATTGGCAAGCTGGGGAAATCGATCTACCTAGCGGGCAGGGAGCTGCTGGGCGATAGCGTGGAATACGATGATGACTGCTACAAGGGTGAATATATCATCGATATTGCTAAGTCTGCTATCGCGCATTTTGGGCAAGAGATAATGACCAAGGAGCAAATCCCTGTCCTAAGTGATTTTGGCAAGGATCTAATGCTTCAAGAGATCAAGGACAATCTCGCGGCGTGTGGAATCCACTTTGATAACTATGTGAGTGAAAAAGAGCTTTTCACACGCTGGGATAGCGCGCTAGAGCGGCTCAAGGCTCATCAAGGTGTCTATGAGCAAGATAGTAAGCTTTGGCTTGCTTCAAGCACAAAGGGCGATGAGAAAGACCGCGTGATCGTGCGTGAAGATGGCGAGCCGACATATTTGGCGGGAGATATTATCTACCACGGCGATAAATTTTCCCGCGATTTTTCGCGCTATATCAATATCTGGGGAGCTGACCACCACGGCTATATCGCTAGAGTAAAGGCAAGTATCGAGTATTTGGGCTATGATTCTTCAAAGCTACAAGTGCTTCTAGCCCAAATGGTAAGCCTGCTTAAAGATGGCAAGCCCTATAAAATGAGCAAGCGCGCGGGGAATTTTATCCTTATGCGCGATGTTTTAGCGGATATTGGAGCTGATGCGCTGCGCTTTGTCTTTCTCTCTAAAAAGCCTGATACACATTTAGAATTTGATGTCGCCACACTAAGCAAGCAGGATTCTAGCAATCCTATTTTTTATATCAACTATGCCAATGCTAGAATCCACACTTTGCTGAAAAAATCCCCCCTAGAGCCTAGTGCCATACTTCAAGCAGATTTGGCTCAAAAAGTGGATTCTAGTGCGGCTTTAGTGGCGGCTAGGGAGCTAGTCTTTGAAGCTCTGCTACTGCCTCGAGTGGCGCAAATGGCGTGGGAGGAGAAAAGCTTGCAGAAAGTCTGCGAATACGCCAAATCTCTTGCTGGAGAGTTCCACGCATTCTACAATGCGCATAAAATCCTAGAATCCACTTTGCAAGCCCCATTGCTTAAAGCTTCTATGCTGGTAAGCCAAGCCCTAACTCAAGCCCTAGATATGCTTGGCATAGAGGCAAAAACACAGATGTAG
- a CDS encoding glycosyltransferase: MDSRVGESTKTKVLFVIGDITRKGGIERVVVNLANAFVQILGYEVGVCSCFKRYDELPYVLDSRVSLSYIYDYSGAPMHQKAQKSKLYKLYYRNIFERVLSHKVCALARGFDFLIDNDHIYLPPPLLRFNAFPKTIKVFHLPFSRPRSRAKSFDSIVVLSNKQYDLWHKHYKRVSVIPNFITEFASKKECDSSAQVVLSVGRMEEGDQKGFSRLIDIWEMVQRSGEFASWKLCIIGDGEIKCELEEKIAQKGLESSIMLKPFSKTIQEEYAKASIYAMTSYYEALPMVLLEAGSMGLALIAFDVNTGPSDVIPCPKNLIHDNDMQAYATRLKELMRSSSLREECGAGVRERVEEQFSKSAVLQQWEELFKTL; this comes from the coding sequence GTGGATTCTAGGGTTGGTGAATCCACCAAAACTAAAGTGCTTTTTGTCATAGGCGACATCACGCGCAAAGGCGGCATAGAGCGCGTGGTGGTAAATCTTGCTAATGCCTTTGTGCAGATTCTGGGCTATGAGGTTGGGGTTTGTAGTTGTTTTAAACGCTATGATGAGTTGCCTTATGTGCTAGACTCTCGCGTGAGCCTTAGCTATATCTATGATTATAGCGGTGCGCCAATGCACCAAAAAGCCCAAAAAAGCAAGCTCTATAAACTCTACTATCGCAATATCTTTGAGCGTGTGTTAAGCCATAAGGTTTGCGCACTTGCTAGGGGCTTTGACTTTCTTATTGACAATGATCATATCTATCTGCCCCCCCCCTTATTGCGTTTTAATGCCTTTCCAAAGACAATCAAAGTCTTTCATCTGCCATTTTCTCGCCCACGCTCGCGTGCCAAAAGCTTTGATAGCATTGTGGTGCTATCAAATAAGCAGTATGACTTGTGGCACAAGCACTATAAGCGCGTGAGCGTGATCCCAAACTTCATCACAGAATTTGCTAGCAAAAAGGAGTGTGATAGCTCCGCACAGGTGGTGCTATCTGTGGGGCGTATGGAAGAGGGCGATCAAAAGGGCTTTTCACGGCTTATTGATATATGGGAGATGGTGCAGCGTAGTGGAGAGTTTGCTAGCTGGAAGCTCTGTATCATAGGCGATGGCGAGATTAAGTGTGAGCTAGAAGAAAAAATCGCGCAAAAAGGGCTAGAATCTAGCATTATGCTAAAGCCCTTTAGCAAAACAATCCAAGAAGAATACGCCAAAGCCAGCATATACGCGATGACTAGCTACTATGAAGCCCTGCCTATGGTGCTACTAGAAGCAGGCTCTATGGGGCTTGCTCTCATCGCTTTTGATGTCAATACCGGACCTAGCGATGTGATACCTTGTCCTAAAAATTTGATACACGATAATGATATGCAAGCTTATGCTACGCGCCTAAAGGAGCTTATGCGATCAAGCAGCTTGCGTGAAGAGTGTGGGGCTGGCGTGCGAGAGCGCGTAGAAGAGCAGTTTTCTAAATCTGCGGTCTTGCAGCAGTGGGAAGAGCTTTTTAAGACATTGTAG
- a CDS encoding class I SAM-dependent methyltransferase, producing MYLDTPAKKPTLKSILRKAKRKVEAIFGQIDFVPSGHFYSPIANAKEIEEGIANRSYDPRDLIGIDLKLESQRTLLKEFATLYAEMPFTEQKQPHLRYYFDNQAYCHSDGICLYAMIRHLRPQRIIEVGSGFSSALMHDVRELFFTDKKSNGGGGQNKADSVCELESILDSGKNAIALSKSAKDSRILHDGTNSTNAARRQDFGDKNGALQDESRARTWACVTADSPQQSPFLAQKPTPEPSKAQSTNKAKTTPFHITHIEPYPALLHSLLKQSDIDSPFTRILPNRLQEIDEKLFEELEANDILFIDSTHIAKINSDVNRIFFEILPRLKRGVYIHFHDIFYPFSYPNDWLRDKNSWNEAYLLRAFLSFNPAFEIVFFNTCLNHLYKDEFAAALPLSQKNTGGSLWLKKL from the coding sequence ATGTATCTTGACACCCCTGCAAAAAAGCCCACGCTTAAAAGCATTTTACGCAAAGCCAAACGCAAAGTAGAAGCCATCTTTGGGCAAATAGACTTTGTCCCAAGTGGGCATTTCTACTCGCCCATTGCCAATGCCAAAGAGATAGAAGAAGGCATTGCCAATCGCTCCTATGATCCACGCGATTTAATCGGTATAGACTTAAAGCTAGAATCCCAAAGGACATTGCTGAAAGAATTTGCCACGCTTTATGCAGAAATGCCTTTTACAGAGCAGAAACAGCCGCATTTGCGTTACTATTTTGACAATCAAGCCTACTGCCACAGCGATGGCATCTGCCTCTATGCGATGATACGCCACTTGCGACCACAAAGGATTATAGAAGTAGGCTCTGGCTTTAGCTCCGCGCTTATGCACGATGTAAGAGAGCTTTTCTTCACAGATAAGAAATCTAACGGGGGGGGGGGGCAAAATAAAGCAGATTCTGTTTGTGAGCTAGAATCTATTTTAGATTCTGGAAAAAATGCAATAGCTCTAAGCAAGTCCGCAAAGGATTCTAGGATTTTGCACGATGGCACAAATTCTACAAACGCAGCTAGGCGACAGGATTTTGGAGATAAAAATGGGGCTTTGCAAGACGAGTCAAGGGCGCGCACTTGGGCGTGCGTAACTGCAGACTCGCCGCAGCAATCGCCATTTTTAGCCCAAAAGCCAACGCCAGAACCAAGCAAAGCGCAATCTACCAATAAAGCCAAAACAACACCTTTTCATATCACCCACATTGAGCCCTACCCCGCCCTTCTCCACTCTCTCTTAAAACAAAGCGATATAGATTCTCCTTTCACACGCATTTTGCCAAATCGTTTGCAAGAGATAGATGAAAAGCTTTTTGAAGAGCTTGAAGCCAATGACATTTTATTTATAGATTCTACACACATTGCCAAAATCAACTCCGATGTCAATAGAATCTTTTTTGAGATTCTCCCTAGGCTTAAACGCGGCGTATATATCCACTTCCACGATATTTTTTATCCCTTTAGCTACCCAAATGATTGGCTAAGGGACAAAAACTCGTGGAATGAAGCCTATCTCTTGCGTGCATTTTTAAGCTTCAATCCTGCCTTTGAAATTGTCTTTTTCAACACTTGCTTAAATCATCTCTACAAAGATGAGTTTGCCGCCGCACTGCCCCTAAGCCAGAAAAATACCGGCGGAAGCTTATGGCTTAAAAAGCTATAA